The Blastomonas fulva genome contains a region encoding:
- a CDS encoding CaiB/BaiF CoA transferase family protein, which yields MAESIWKTSEIAATGPLAGVRVLDMSSVVMGPLATLMLADMGADVIKVENRGGSHSGDMMRYAGSSPTGDLGPIFMALNRNKKAVTIDGRDELGKAQLETLLKDADVFFHNVRMAGMARLGLDYESVKAINPGIIYIHCCGYGAEGPYAKRQAYDDLVQAASGWADLYAKRSGGDPSYTPSLVADKTVGLFATTATLAALVHKERTGHGQFVSVPMFECFTFFNMVENLYGQTFPGDGKFGYTRSMNPRRRPYPTKDGFIAIVPYVDRQWERFFEIGGRPGVFQDPRFSTYEERTRHTGDLYAIIEEVAATKTTDEWVELLDKEDIPAMRFNRIEDVPSDPHLAATGFFMDAHAPHIGDYRTLRHPIAFAGSPVNQRLAPQCVGAQNHELPGAAND from the coding sequence ATGGCGGAATCGATCTGGAAGACAAGTGAAATTGCAGCGACCGGGCCTCTGGCCGGGGTGCGCGTGCTGGATATGTCGAGCGTGGTGATGGGACCGCTGGCCACGTTGATGCTTGCGGACATGGGCGCAGATGTCATCAAGGTGGAGAACCGGGGCGGCAGTCATAGCGGCGACATGATGCGCTATGCCGGGTCGTCACCGACCGGCGATCTCGGCCCGATCTTCATGGCGCTGAACCGCAACAAGAAGGCGGTGACCATCGATGGCCGCGACGAGCTCGGCAAGGCGCAGCTGGAAACATTACTGAAGGACGCGGACGTCTTCTTCCACAATGTCCGCATGGCGGGGATGGCAAGGCTTGGGCTCGATTACGAGTCGGTCAAGGCCATCAACCCTGGCATCATCTACATCCATTGCTGCGGCTATGGTGCCGAAGGCCCCTATGCCAAGCGGCAGGCCTATGACGATCTGGTACAGGCGGCATCGGGCTGGGCGGACCTGTATGCTAAGCGCTCGGGCGGCGATCCTTCGTACACGCCCTCGCTGGTCGCGGACAAGACCGTCGGCCTGTTCGCCACCACCGCCACGCTTGCAGCGCTGGTGCACAAGGAGCGAACCGGGCACGGCCAGTTCGTATCGGTGCCGATGTTCGAATGCTTCACCTTCTTCAACATGGTGGAGAATCTGTACGGCCAGACTTTCCCCGGCGACGGCAAGTTCGGTTACACCCGATCGATGAACCCGCGGCGCCGCCCGTATCCGACCAAGGACGGCTTCATTGCGATCGTTCCTTATGTCGACCGGCAATGGGAACGCTTCTTCGAGATCGGCGGCCGCCCCGGCGTGTTCCAGGATCCGCGATTTTCAACCTATGAGGAGCGAACCAGGCACACCGGTGATCTGTATGCGATCATCGAGGAGGTTGCCGCGACCAAGACCACAGACGAATGGGTGGAATTGCTCGACAAGGAAGACATCCCGGCCATGCGCTTCAACCGGATCGAGGATGTGCCGAGCGATCCGCATCTGGCAGCGACGGGGTTCTTCATGGATGCGCATGCGCCGCATATCGGGGATTACCGCACCTTGCGTCACCCGATCGCCTTTGCCGGCAGTCCGGTCAACCAGCGACTGGCGCCGCAATGCGTCGGCGCGCAGAACCACGAGCTGCCCGGGGCTGCCAATGATTGA
- a CDS encoding PilZ domain-containing protein, which produces MNMPLSPKSLETKETRARDSLFLLAEITFEGSEELHKVKVRNLSHGGMMVESDLEVTQGQKLVATLRNIGVVRGQIAWARSARFGVAFDREINPKLARQPVGGTTEVPRFLRTIVATSPSYPR; this is translated from the coding sequence ATGAACATGCCTCTCAGCCCGAAATCTCTTGAAACCAAAGAGACCCGCGCCCGGGACAGCCTGTTTTTGCTCGCGGAAATCACGTTCGAAGGATCGGAAGAGCTCCACAAGGTGAAGGTGCGCAACCTTTCGCACGGTGGGATGATGGTCGAATCGGACCTCGAAGTCACCCAGGGACAGAAGCTGGTGGCGACACTGCGCAACATCGGCGTGGTGCGCGGCCAGATCGCATGGGCACGTAGCGCGCGGTTCGGCGTCGCGTTCGATCGCGAGATCAACCCCAAGCTGGCACGCCAGCCGGTGGGTGGCACGACCGAGGTTCCGCGCTTCTTGCGGACGATCGTCGCCACCAGTCCTTCCTACCCCCGCTAA
- the dksA gene encoding RNA polymerase-binding protein DksA, which produces MASISTAIDDIDVLAKARKNIEGDYFPSSDEDYMSARQLEYFRALLQEWKRSILAASKDTLQQLQDGPMREPDLNDRASSETDWGIELRTRDRQRKLIAKIDSALRRIDEGEYGYCEVTGEPIGLGRLVARPIATMTVEAQEAHERREKISRDD; this is translated from the coding sequence ATGGCGTCCATCTCGACGGCGATCGACGATATCGATGTGCTGGCCAAGGCGCGCAAGAATATAGAAGGGGATTATTTCCCGTCTTCCGATGAAGACTATATGAGCGCGCGCCAGCTGGAATATTTCCGCGCTCTGCTGCAGGAATGGAAACGCTCCATCCTCGCGGCATCCAAGGATACCCTTCAACAGCTTCAGGATGGCCCGATGCGTGAGCCCGACCTGAACGACCGCGCTTCCAGCGAGACCGACTGGGGCATCGAGCTTCGCACCCGGGACCGCCAGCGCAAGCTGATCGCCAAGATCGATTCCGCGCTCCGCCGCATCGACGAAGGCGAATATGGCTATTGCGAGGTCACCGGCGAACCCATCGGGCTTGGCCGTCTGGTCGCCCGTCCCATCGCCACGATGACGGTGGAAGCGCAGGAAGCGCATGAGCGCCGCGAAAAGATTTCTCGCGACGACTGA
- a CDS encoding PEP-CTERM sorting domain-containing protein (PEP-CTERM proteins occur, often in large numbers, in the proteomes of bacteria that also encode an exosortase, a predicted intramembrane cysteine proteinase. The presence of a PEP-CTERM domain at a protein's C-terminus predicts cleavage within the sorting domain, followed by covalent anchoring to some some component of the (usually Gram-negative) cell surface. Many PEP-CTERM proteins exhibit an unusual sequence composition that includes large numbers of potential glycosylation sites. Expression of one such protein has been shown restore the ability of a bacterium to form floc, a type of biofilm.), with translation MPAPPAILLFGAGAIALAARRRFAKRKDAAKERDAA, from the coding sequence GTGCCGGCACCGCCTGCCATCCTGCTGTTCGGCGCAGGCGCGATCGCGCTGGCGGCACGTCGCCGCTTTGCCAAGCGCAAGGATGCAGCAAAAGAACGCGATGCGGCCTGA
- the serS gene encoding serine--tRNA ligase gives MHDIKFIRENPEAFDAALARKGLDPVAAEIIALDARRREALNESQTAQARRNEASKLIGQAMAQKDVATADALKAEVAELKTRLTELEELARTGDAALADRLALLPNLPADDVPDGLDEAGNVEVSRWGDLPQFDFEPKEHADIGPALGMDFETAAKIAGARFTFMRGGIARMNRALGQFMLDAQVERGYNECATPYLVRDEAVFGVGQLPKFAEDLFQTTDGRWLISTSEVSLTNSVREQILTAAELPIRLTALTPCFRSEAGSAGRDTRGLIRQHQFEKVELVTIAAPEHSQMEHARMCAASEAILQALGLPYRKMLLCAGDMGQASRKTFDLEVWLPGQNTYREIASISNCGDYQARRMNTRYRPEGEKGTEFVHTLNGSALAIGRTLVAIVENYQQADGSVRVPEALVPYMGGITVLTP, from the coding sequence ATGCATGACATCAAATTCATCCGCGAAAACCCCGAAGCCTTCGACGCCGCCCTGGCGCGCAAGGGGCTCGACCCTGTGGCGGCCGAGATCATCGCGCTCGATGCCCGGCGGCGCGAGGCGCTCAACGAATCACAGACCGCGCAGGCACGCCGCAACGAGGCATCGAAGCTGATCGGCCAGGCGATGGCGCAGAAGGATGTTGCCACGGCCGATGCGCTGAAGGCCGAGGTCGCCGAGCTCAAGACGCGGCTGACCGAGCTGGAGGAGCTGGCCAGAACCGGCGATGCGGCGCTGGCCGATCGGCTGGCGCTGCTGCCCAACCTGCCTGCGGACGATGTTCCCGATGGTCTGGACGAGGCGGGCAATGTCGAGGTCAGCCGCTGGGGCGATCTGCCGCAGTTCGATTTCGAACCCAAAGAGCACGCCGATATCGGCCCTGCACTGGGCATGGATTTCGAGACCGCGGCGAAGATTGCCGGCGCCCGTTTCACCTTCATGCGCGGCGGGATCGCGCGGATGAACCGGGCGCTGGGGCAGTTCATGCTCGATGCGCAGGTCGAGCGCGGCTACAATGAATGCGCAACGCCCTATCTGGTGCGCGACGAAGCCGTGTTCGGTGTCGGCCAGCTGCCCAAGTTCGCCGAGGACCTGTTTCAGACCACCGACGGCCGCTGGCTGATCTCGACCTCGGAGGTGAGCCTCACCAACAGCGTGCGCGAGCAGATCCTGACCGCTGCCGAACTGCCGATCCGGCTGACCGCGCTGACCCCGTGCTTTCGCTCCGAAGCGGGCTCTGCCGGGCGCGATACGCGCGGGCTGATCCGCCAGCACCAGTTCGAGAAGGTGGAGCTCGTCACGATCGCCGCACCCGAGCACTCGCAAATGGAGCACGCACGGATGTGCGCGGCGTCCGAAGCGATCCTGCAGGCGCTCGGGCTGCCCTATCGCAAGATGCTGCTGTGTGCCGGCGACATGGGGCAGGCGAGCCGCAAGACCTTCGATCTCGAGGTCTGGTTGCCGGGGCAGAACACCTATCGCGAGATCGCCAGCATCTCCAACTGCGGCGACTACCAGGCGCGCCGCATGAACACCCGCTACCGTCCCGAGGGCGAGAAGGGCACCGAGTTCGTCCACACCCTGAACGGCTCGGCGCTCGCCATCGGACGCACGCTGGTTGCCATCGTCGAGAACTATCAGCAGGCTGATGGCTCTGTCCGCGTGCCCGAGGCTTTGGTGCCCTATATGGGAGGGATCACCGTCCTGACGCCGTAA